A single region of the Arthrobacter sp. zg-Y820 genome encodes:
- a CDS encoding DNA-directed RNA polymerase subunit alpha → MLIAQRPTLTEEVVADNRSRFIIEPLEPGFGYTLGNSLRRTLLSSIPGAAVTSIRLEGVLHEFTTVPGVKEDVTEIILNVKNLSVSSEHDEPVVAYLRKQGPGVVTAADIAPPAGVEFHNPDLHIATLNSKGKFELELTIERGRGYVSASQNKSGDQEIGRIPVDSIYSPVLKVTFRVEATRVEQRTDFDRLIVDVETKDAIAPRDAVASAGTTLVELFGLARELNSAAEGIEIGPSPTDAALAADMALPIEDLELTVRSYNCLKREGIHTVGELVARSEADLMDIRNFGAKSIDEVKAKLVELGLSLKDSPPGFDLAARAAAIEEDESEYSDDEL, encoded by the coding sequence GTGCTCATTGCACAGCGCCCTACCCTCACTGAAGAAGTCGTAGCTGACAACCGCTCGCGGTTCATCATTGAACCGCTGGAACCCGGTTTCGGCTACACCCTTGGCAACTCCCTTCGCCGTACGCTCCTGTCCTCGATCCCCGGTGCTGCAGTAACCAGCATTCGGCTCGAAGGCGTGCTGCACGAGTTCACCACGGTTCCGGGCGTGAAGGAAGATGTCACCGAGATCATCCTGAACGTCAAGAACCTGTCGGTCTCCTCCGAGCACGACGAACCCGTTGTCGCCTACCTGCGCAAGCAGGGTCCCGGCGTCGTGACGGCTGCGGACATCGCTCCGCCGGCCGGCGTGGAGTTCCACAACCCGGATCTGCACATTGCCACCCTGAATTCGAAGGGCAAGTTCGAACTCGAGCTGACCATCGAACGCGGGCGCGGCTACGTTTCCGCCAGCCAGAACAAGTCCGGTGACCAGGAAATCGGCCGTATTCCGGTCGACTCCATCTACTCACCGGTCCTGAAGGTGACCTTCCGCGTGGAGGCCACCCGTGTTGAACAGCGCACCGACTTCGATCGCTTGATCGTTGACGTTGAGACCAAGGATGCCATTGCACCCCGCGACGCCGTCGCGTCCGCCGGCACCACCCTGGTTGAACTGTTTGGCTTGGCTCGCGAACTGAACAGCGCTGCTGAAGGTATCGAAATTGGTCCGAGCCCGACGGATGCCGCACTGGCAGCCGACATGGCCCTGCCGATCGAAGACCTTGAGCTGACCGTGCGTTCCTACAACTGCCTCAAGCGTGAAGGCATCCACACTGTGGGTGAACTCGTTGCCCGCTCCGAGGCTGACCTGATGGACATTCGCAACTTCGGTGCAAAGTCCATTGATGAGGTAAAGGCAAAGCTGGTCGAGCTTGGTTTGTCCCTGAAGGATTCCCCTCCCGGATTTGACCTGGCCGCCCGTGCCGCAGCTATTGAAGAGGACGAGTCCGAATACTCGGACGACGAGCTCTAA
- the infA gene encoding translation initiation factor IF-1 codes for MAKKDGVIEIEGSVNEALPNAMFRVELANGHIVLAHISGKMRQHYIRILPGDRVVVELSPYDLTRGRIVYRYK; via the coding sequence ATGGCCAAGAAAGACGGCGTCATTGAGATTGAGGGCTCGGTCAACGAAGCCCTGCCCAACGCGATGTTCCGCGTTGAGCTGGCCAATGGCCACATTGTGCTCGCACACATCTCGGGAAAGATGCGTCAACACTACATTCGCATCCTCCCCGGAGACCGCGTTGTGGTGGAACTCAGCCCGTACGACCTCACTCGGGGCCGTATCGTCTACCGCTACAAGTAA
- the rpsM gene encoding 30S ribosomal protein S13, whose protein sequence is MARLAGVDIPREKRVVIALTYIYGVGKTRADQTLAETGISPETRVKDLTDAELVQLRDYIEGNFKVEGDLRREVAADIRRKVEIGSYQGIRHRRGMPVHGQRTKTNARTRKGPKRTVAGKKKAAR, encoded by the coding sequence ATGGCACGTCTCGCTGGCGTTGACATTCCCCGCGAAAAGCGGGTTGTGATTGCGCTTACTTATATCTACGGCGTGGGTAAGACCCGTGCAGACCAGACCCTGGCAGAGACCGGCATCAGCCCGGAAACTCGCGTCAAGGACCTCACGGATGCTGAACTCGTTCAGCTGCGTGACTACATCGAGGGCAACTTCAAGGTTGAGGGTGACCTCCGCCGCGAGGTAGCCGCCGACATTCGCCGCAAGGTTGAAATCGGCAGCTACCAGGGTATCCGCCACCGTCGTGGCATGCCCGTACACGGCCAGCGCACGAAGACCAACGCTCGTACCCGCAAGGGCCCGAAGCGTACGGTTGCCGGTAAGAAGAAGGCCGCCCGCTAA
- the glmS gene encoding glutamine--fructose-6-phosphate transaminase (isomerizing) has product MCGIVGYAGRRPSAAAAGQLKSHEHGALDVVMEGLRRLEYRGYDSAGVAVLTETGIESRKKSGKLANLTAELAAAPLPAATTGIGHTRWATHGGPTDENAHPHLADDGRLAVIHNGIIENFAELKAEMLEAGAVFSSETDTEVAAALLASVYRGEGGQDLAVSMQLACRRLEGAFTLLAIHADSPDVVVAARRNSPLVVGLGDGENFLGSDVSGFIDFTRRAVELGQDQIVTITPEAVEITDFYGNPAEGTEFKVDWDAAAAEKGGYPSFMEKEINDQPQAVGDTLLGRSDIEGRLTLDELRIDPEDLKSINKIMVLACGTSAYAGQVAKYAIEHWCRIPVEVELSHEFRYRDPIVNEHTLIVAISQSGETMDTLMAVRYAKEQGAKVLAICNTNGSTIPRESDAVLYTHAGPEIAVASTKAFLAQITAAYLLGLYLAQLRGDKFQGEIKDMLADLAKVPAKIQQVLDSSEQIKELAAIMADAKSVLFLGRHVGFPVAMEGALKLKELAYIHAEGFAAGELKHGPIALIEEGQPVFVVVPSPRGRDSLHAKVVSNIQEIRARGAKTIVIAEEGDDAVKAYAEHVFYVPETPTLLAPLLTTVPLQIFACALATAKGYDVDQPRNLAKSVTVE; this is encoded by the coding sequence ATGTGTGGAATCGTTGGATATGCAGGCCGCCGCCCCAGTGCCGCCGCCGCAGGGCAGCTTAAGAGTCATGAGCATGGTGCGCTCGACGTCGTCATGGAGGGCCTGCGCCGGCTGGAATACCGCGGTTATGACTCCGCCGGAGTCGCAGTCCTGACCGAGACCGGGATCGAATCCCGCAAGAAGTCGGGCAAACTTGCCAACCTGACGGCCGAGCTCGCCGCAGCCCCGCTTCCCGCGGCAACCACCGGGATCGGCCACACCCGCTGGGCAACCCACGGCGGTCCGACGGATGAGAACGCCCATCCGCACCTGGCGGATGACGGGCGCCTGGCCGTGATCCACAACGGCATCATCGAGAACTTCGCCGAGCTCAAGGCCGAGATGCTCGAAGCCGGGGCCGTTTTCAGCTCCGAGACCGACACCGAGGTGGCAGCCGCCCTTCTGGCATCCGTCTACCGCGGCGAAGGCGGCCAGGACCTGGCCGTGTCCATGCAGCTGGCCTGCCGCCGGCTCGAGGGCGCGTTCACCCTGCTGGCCATTCACGCCGATTCGCCCGACGTCGTCGTGGCCGCCCGGCGCAACTCGCCGCTCGTCGTCGGCCTGGGCGACGGCGAGAATTTCCTGGGCTCCGACGTCTCCGGCTTCATCGACTTCACCCGCCGCGCGGTTGAACTGGGCCAGGACCAGATCGTCACGATCACGCCCGAGGCCGTCGAGATCACCGACTTCTACGGCAACCCCGCCGAGGGCACCGAGTTCAAGGTGGACTGGGACGCCGCCGCTGCGGAAAAGGGCGGATACCCCTCCTTCATGGAGAAGGAAATCAACGACCAGCCGCAGGCCGTGGGCGACACCCTGCTGGGCCGCTCCGACATCGAGGGCCGCCTGACCCTGGATGAGCTGCGCATCGATCCCGAAGACCTGAAGTCGATCAACAAGATCATGGTCCTGGCCTGCGGAACCTCCGCGTATGCCGGCCAGGTTGCCAAGTACGCCATTGAGCACTGGTGCCGGATCCCCGTGGAGGTCGAACTCAGCCATGAGTTCCGTTACCGTGATCCGATTGTCAACGAACATACGCTGATCGTCGCCATTTCCCAGTCCGGCGAGACCATGGACACGCTCATGGCCGTCCGCTACGCCAAGGAACAGGGCGCCAAGGTGCTGGCGATCTGCAACACCAACGGCTCGACCATTCCGCGCGAGTCCGATGCCGTGCTTTACACCCATGCCGGACCGGAGATCGCGGTGGCTTCCACCAAGGCCTTCCTGGCACAGATCACCGCCGCCTACCTGCTGGGCCTGTACCTCGCCCAGCTGCGCGGCGACAAGTTCCAGGGCGAGATCAAGGACATGCTGGCCGACCTGGCCAAGGTGCCGGCGAAGATCCAGCAGGTGCTGGATTCCTCGGAGCAGATCAAGGAGCTGGCCGCCATCATGGCCGATGCCAAGTCGGTGCTGTTCCTGGGCCGCCACGTAGGATTCCCGGTCGCCATGGAAGGCGCCCTGAAGCTGAAGGAACTGGCCTACATCCACGCTGAAGGATTCGCCGCCGGCGAGCTCAAGCACGGTCCGATCGCCCTCATCGAAGAGGGCCAGCCCGTCTTCGTGGTGGTGCCTTCGCCGCGCGGCCGCGACTCGCTGCACGCCAAGGTGGTCTCCAACATCCAGGAAATCCGGGCCCGCGGTGCCAAGACCATCGTGATCGCTGAAGAGGGCGACGACGCCGTCAAGGCGTACGCCGAGCACGTCTTCTACGTGCCGGAGACGCCCACCCTGCTGGCGCCGCTGCTGACCACGGTTCCGCTGCAGATCTTCGCCTGCGCCCTGGCCACCGCCAAGGGCTACGACGTTGACCAGCCGCGCAACCTCGCCAAGAGCGTAACGGTCGAATAG
- the glmM gene encoding phosphoglucosamine mutase, which yields MTRLFGTDGVRGLANGLITAEVALGLAQAAAVVLGHRRVQGGRRPVAVVARDPRISGHFISAAVEAGLASSGIDVFDAGVLPTPAAAFLVADLDADFGVMISASHNAAPDNGIKFLARGGQKLDDAAEDAIETEMAKPSLRPTGADVGRIHRFADAEDRYVIHLLQTLPNRLEGLKVVLDCAHGAASGCSPQVFADAGAEVVVIGAEPDGLNINEGCGSTHLEMLQAAVLEHGADLGVAHDGDADRCLAVDHEGTVIDGDQIMAIMAVALKDAGKLKDDTLVATVMSNLGLKLALRDAGITLLETGVGDRYVLEGMRAGGYSLGGEQSGHVIFSEFATTGDGVLTGLQLAAQVKRTGKTLKELAQVMNKLPQVLINVKGVDKAAVSSNEAVLQAVLDARMVLGETGRVLLRPSGTEPLVRVMVEAADMETAASVASKLAETVENHLALEPFAKA from the coding sequence ATGACTAGATTGTTTGGAACCGACGGTGTCCGTGGATTGGCCAATGGCCTGATCACCGCCGAAGTGGCCTTGGGGCTGGCACAGGCGGCCGCCGTCGTTCTGGGGCACCGGCGTGTGCAGGGCGGCCGCAGGCCCGTGGCGGTAGTGGCCCGGGATCCCCGCATCAGCGGGCATTTTATTTCCGCGGCTGTGGAAGCCGGACTGGCGAGCTCCGGCATTGACGTGTTCGACGCCGGCGTCCTGCCGACTCCCGCAGCGGCCTTCCTGGTGGCTGATCTGGATGCCGATTTCGGCGTGATGATTTCCGCCTCGCACAATGCGGCTCCGGACAACGGCATCAAGTTCCTGGCCCGCGGCGGCCAGAAGCTCGACGACGCCGCCGAAGACGCCATTGAAACCGAAATGGCAAAGCCCAGCCTGCGCCCCACGGGAGCCGATGTGGGACGCATCCACCGGTTCGCCGATGCCGAGGACCGCTACGTCATCCATTTGCTGCAGACGCTGCCGAACCGGCTGGAGGGGCTGAAAGTCGTCCTGGACTGCGCCCACGGTGCTGCCAGCGGCTGCTCGCCGCAGGTCTTTGCCGACGCCGGCGCCGAGGTGGTGGTCATCGGAGCAGAGCCCGACGGCCTGAACATCAACGAGGGCTGCGGCTCCACCCATCTGGAAATGCTTCAGGCGGCAGTCCTGGAACACGGGGCCGACCTGGGCGTTGCGCATGACGGGGACGCCGACCGGTGCCTGGCGGTGGACCATGAAGGAACCGTCATCGACGGTGACCAGATCATGGCCATCATGGCCGTGGCGCTGAAGGACGCCGGCAAGCTCAAGGACGACACCCTCGTGGCCACGGTGATGAGCAACCTGGGCCTGAAGCTCGCGCTGCGCGACGCCGGCATCACCCTCCTGGAGACCGGAGTGGGGGACCGGTACGTTCTGGAGGGCATGCGCGCCGGCGGCTACAGCCTTGGCGGCGAGCAGTCCGGACATGTGATCTTCTCCGAATTCGCCACCACCGGTGACGGCGTCCTGACCGGCCTGCAGCTCGCAGCGCAGGTGAAGCGCACCGGGAAGACGCTCAAGGAGCTGGCGCAGGTCATGAACAAGCTGCCCCAGGTCCTGATCAACGTCAAGGGCGTCGACAAGGCTGCGGTAAGCAGCAACGAGGCCGTTCTCCAGGCAGTCCTGGACGCCCGGATGGTTCTGGGCGAAACGGGCCGGGTGCTGCTCCGTCCCTCCGGCACCGAGCCCCTGGTGCGGGTGATGGTGGAAGCCGCGGACATGGAAACCGCTGCCTCCGTGGCCTCCAAGCTGGCCGAGACGGTGGAAAACCACCTCGCCCTGGAACCCTTCGCCAAGGCCTGA
- a CDS encoding adenylate kinase has protein sequence MTRMLIIGPPGAGKGTQAARISDRLGVTAISTGDIFRANVKNETPLGLEAKKYIDAGNFVPDSVTNDMVRARLLEDDVADGFLLDGYPRTAAQVEELDDILASKGQKLDVVLQLTADDEELVERLLKRAQIEGRADDNEDVIRHRLGLYKAQTADVVASYDQRGIVARVDGLGGIDDVTERVMEVLKDIS, from the coding sequence ATGACAAGAATGCTCATTATCGGGCCTCCCGGCGCCGGTAAAGGAACACAGGCCGCCCGGATCTCGGACCGGCTTGGTGTCACTGCAATCTCCACGGGCGACATCTTCCGCGCCAACGTCAAGAACGAGACGCCGCTGGGCCTGGAAGCCAAGAAGTACATCGACGCCGGAAACTTCGTGCCGGACAGCGTCACCAATGACATGGTGCGCGCCCGGCTGCTCGAAGACGACGTCGCCGACGGCTTCCTCCTGGACGGCTACCCGCGCACCGCCGCGCAGGTCGAAGAACTCGACGACATCCTGGCCAGCAAGGGCCAGAAGCTCGACGTCGTCCTGCAGCTGACCGCCGACGACGAAGAGCTCGTGGAACGCCTGCTGAAGCGGGCGCAGATCGAAGGCCGCGCCGACGACAACGAAGACGTCATCCGGCACCGCCTGGGCCTCTACAAGGCCCAGACCGCCGACGTCGTCGCCAGCTATGACCAGCGCGGCATCGTGGCTCGGGTCGACGGGCTGGGCGGCATCGACGATGTCACCGAGCGCGTCATGGAAGTCCTCAAGGATATTAGCTAA
- the coaA gene encoding type I pantothenate kinase, whose product MELDRQTWSRLSNEIRSPLNQDDILRLRGLGEKLNLDEVREVYLPLSRLLNLYVAAAGRLHSATTTFLGEKTTRTPFVIGVAGSVAVGKSTTARVLREMLRRWPETPNVELITTDGFLYPNAELKRRGLMDRKGFPESYDRRALLRFVSAVKSGAEEVRAPRYSHLTYDILPEAEIVVRRPDVLIVEGLNVLAPARTRADGRAGLALSDFFDFSIYVDARTSYIEEWYVQRFMSLRGGAFANPDSYFHRYAGLTDEEARATALGIWKRINEPNLVTNVLPTRGRAQLVLTKDSDHSVTRMLLRKT is encoded by the coding sequence GTGGAGCTGGACCGGCAGACCTGGTCCCGGCTTTCCAACGAAATCCGGTCCCCGCTGAACCAGGACGACATCCTGCGGCTCCGCGGCCTGGGCGAAAAACTGAACCTGGATGAAGTGCGGGAGGTGTATCTCCCGCTCTCGCGCCTGCTCAACCTTTACGTTGCCGCGGCCGGACGGCTGCACAGCGCCACCACCACATTCCTGGGCGAGAAGACCACCCGGACCCCGTTCGTCATCGGGGTCGCCGGGTCGGTGGCCGTCGGCAAGTCGACGACGGCGCGCGTGCTGCGCGAAATGCTGCGGCGCTGGCCCGAGACGCCGAACGTTGAGCTGATCACCACCGACGGGTTCCTCTATCCCAACGCAGAGCTCAAGCGGCGGGGGCTCATGGACCGCAAGGGGTTCCCCGAGTCATACGACCGCCGCGCGCTGCTGCGCTTTGTCAGCGCGGTCAAGAGCGGAGCGGAGGAGGTCAGGGCGCCAAGGTACTCGCATCTGACCTACGACATCCTGCCCGAAGCGGAGATTGTGGTCCGGCGCCCCGACGTGTTGATTGTGGAGGGCCTGAACGTCCTCGCTCCGGCGCGGACGCGGGCCGACGGCCGGGCAGGGCTCGCGCTGAGCGACTTCTTCGACTTCTCCATCTACGTGGACGCGAGAACCTCGTACATCGAGGAATGGTATGTCCAGCGCTTCATGTCTCTGCGCGGCGGCGCGTTCGCCAATCCGGACTCATACTTTCACCGCTACGCCGGACTCACCGATGAGGAAGCCCGGGCCACGGCGCTGGGCATTTGGAAGCGCATCAATGAACCGAACCTGGTCACCAACGTGCTGCCGACGCGCGGTCGTGCCCAGCTGGTGCTGACCAAGGACTCGGACCATTCAGTGACCCGGATGCTGCTGCGCAAAACGTAG
- the truA gene encoding tRNA pseudouridine(38-40) synthase TruA has product MSIERPAAPSLDGGLFRVRMDLSYDGASFYGWAVQDDLPTIQGTLEAALEVLVRRPIRLTVAGRTDSGVHARGQVVHFDLTRAEWEGLSRGAALTPEEALIRRMRGILNKDLTMPLRKAKAPKRVIHAMEGAITVHSASLAPEGFDARFSALWRRYSYRIADREASRDPLTRTVTLWHDFALDEHRMNAAAQAVLGVRDFLSYCKPRARATTVRELQEFSFLRRPDGVIEAHLQADAFCHNMVRSLVGGAMLVGAGERTPEWLGERLQARIRDSKSLLAAPHPLILEEVRYPADEEMQRRAESTRTLRALSGF; this is encoded by the coding sequence ATGAGTATCGAAAGGCCCGCCGCGCCATCACTGGACGGCGGGCTTTTTCGTGTCCGGATGGATCTCTCCTACGACGGCGCCTCGTTTTACGGGTGGGCCGTCCAGGATGACCTTCCCACCATCCAGGGCACCCTTGAGGCGGCCCTGGAGGTCCTGGTCCGGCGCCCGATCCGGCTGACGGTCGCCGGCCGGACGGATTCGGGCGTGCACGCCCGGGGGCAGGTGGTCCACTTTGACCTCACCCGCGCCGAGTGGGAGGGGCTTTCCCGGGGTGCTGCGCTGACCCCGGAGGAGGCGCTGATCCGCCGCATGAGGGGGATCCTGAACAAGGACCTCACCATGCCGCTGCGCAAGGCCAAGGCACCCAAACGGGTCATCCACGCCATGGAGGGCGCCATTACGGTCCACTCCGCGTCCCTGGCCCCGGAGGGCTTCGACGCCCGCTTCTCCGCCCTGTGGCGCCGCTACAGTTACCGGATCGCCGACCGCGAGGCCAGCCGTGACCCGCTCACCCGGACGGTCACGCTCTGGCACGACTTTGCGCTGGACGAGCACCGGATGAACGCCGCAGCCCAGGCGGTCCTGGGCGTGCGGGACTTCCTCTCGTACTGCAAGCCCCGCGCCAGGGCAACGACGGTCCGGGAGCTGCAGGAGTTCTCCTTCCTGAGGCGGCCCGACGGCGTGATCGAGGCTCACCTGCAAGCCGACGCCTTCTGCCACAACATGGTCCGGTCGCTCGTCGGCGGAGCCATGCTGGTCGGGGCGGGGGAGCGGACCCCCGAATGGCTGGGGGAAAGGCTGCAGGCGCGGATCAGGGATTCGAAGTCCCTGCTGGCCGCTCCCCACCCGCTGATCCTTGAAGAGGTAAGGTATCCGGCCGATGAAGAAATGCAGCGGCGGGCCGAAAGCACGCGCACCCTGCGCGCGCTGTCCGGCTTTTGA
- the rpsI gene encoding 30S ribosomal protein S9, giving the protein MAQNTEELNETTEELSSYTSETPDAAEAAVKERPALTVAGSAVGRRKQAIARVRVVPGTGKWLVNGRDLAAYFPNKLHQQDVNEPFKVLDLDGAYDVIARIHGGGASGQAGALRLGVARSLNEIDRDNNRATLKKAGFLTRDARVIERKKAGLKKARKAPQYSKR; this is encoded by the coding sequence GTGGCTCAGAACACTGAAGAGCTCAATGAAACAACCGAGGAGCTTTCCAGCTACACCTCGGAAACCCCTGATGCAGCCGAGGCTGCGGTCAAGGAACGCCCGGCCCTGACGGTCGCCGGCTCCGCCGTTGGCCGCCGCAAGCAGGCAATTGCCCGCGTGCGCGTTGTTCCGGGCACCGGCAAGTGGCTGGTAAACGGCCGCGACCTGGCTGCTTACTTCCCGAACAAGCTGCACCAGCAGGATGTCAACGAGCCGTTCAAGGTCCTCGACCTTGACGGCGCCTACGACGTCATCGCCCGCATCCACGGCGGCGGCGCTTCCGGACAGGCCGGCGCGCTGCGTCTGGGTGTTGCCCGCTCGCTGAACGAGATCGACCGCGACAACAACCGCGCGACGCTCAAGAAGGCCGGCTTCCTGACTCGTGACGCACGCGTCATTGAGCGCAAGAAGGCTGGTCTCAAGAAGGCACGCAAGGCTCCGCAGTACTCGAAGCGCTAA
- the rplQ gene encoding 50S ribosomal protein L17, which translates to MPTPTKGKRLGGSPAHQRLMLANLAAQLFEHKQITTTVTKAKRLRPYAERLITFAKRGDLSSRRRVLGLISDKGIVHELFTDIAPAVEKRDGGYTRITKIGNRKGDNAPMAVIELVLEPVSAKQAVVAEAETAAAVAAPAPVEESAESADSADSAESADSAESAESADSADEAVETEEKK; encoded by the coding sequence ATGCCTACACCCACCAAGGGTAAGCGCCTCGGAGGCAGCCCGGCCCACCAGCGGCTGATGCTTGCGAACCTGGCTGCCCAGCTGTTCGAGCACAAGCAGATCACCACCACGGTGACGAAGGCCAAGCGCCTGCGTCCCTACGCCGAGCGCCTGATCACGTTCGCAAAGCGCGGAGACCTGTCTTCACGCCGCCGCGTCCTGGGCCTGATCTCGGACAAGGGCATCGTCCACGAGCTCTTCACCGACATTGCTCCGGCAGTCGAGAAGCGCGACGGCGGCTACACCCGCATCACGAAGATCGGCAACCGCAAGGGCGACAACGCTCCCATGGCTGTCATCGAACTGGTTCTCGAGCCCGTCTCGGCCAAGCAGGCCGTAGTGGCCGAAGCCGAAACCGCTGCAGCCGTTGCTGCTCCGGCGCCGGTTGAAGAATCCGCTGAGTCCGCCGACTCTGCTGATTCCGCTGAGTCTGCCGATTCGGCCGAGTCCGCTGAGTCTGCCGATTCCGCTGACGAAGCAGTGGAGACTGAAGAGAAGAAGTAA
- the rpmJ gene encoding 50S ribosomal protein L36 gives MKVQPSVKQICDKCKVIRRNGRVMVICENPRHKQRQG, from the coding sequence ATGAAGGTCCAGCCGAGCGTCAAGCAGATCTGCGATAAGTGCAAGGTGATTCGCCGTAACGGTCGAGTCATGGTGATCTGCGAGAACCCGCGCCACAAGCAGCGCCAGGGCTAA
- the rpsK gene encoding 30S ribosomal protein S11 has product MPPKTRGAVRKPRRKDKKNIALGQAHIKSTFNNTIVSITDPSGAVISWASAGEVGFKGSRKSTPFAAQMAAEAAAKRAQEHGVRKVDVFVKGPGSGRETAIRSLQATGLEVGSISDVTPSAHNGCRPPKRRRV; this is encoded by the coding sequence ATGCCCCCCAAGACTCGTGGAGCGGTCCGCAAACCGCGTCGCAAGGATAAGAAGAATATCGCGCTTGGCCAGGCGCATATCAAGAGCACTTTTAACAACACCATCGTTTCCATCACGGATCCGTCGGGTGCTGTTATCTCATGGGCTTCCGCCGGTGAGGTTGGCTTCAAGGGCTCGCGTAAGTCCACCCCGTTCGCTGCGCAGATGGCTGCTGAAGCCGCTGCAAAGCGCGCCCAGGAGCACGGCGTCCGCAAGGTCGACGTCTTCGTAAAGGGTCCGGGTTCAGGCCGCGAAACCGCCATCCGTTCGCTCCAGGCCACCGGCCTGGAGGTTGGCTCCATTTCGGATGTCACCCCGAGCGCGCACAACGGCTGCCGTCCTCCGAAGCGCCGCCGCGTTTAA
- the rplM gene encoding 50S ribosomal protein L13, which yields MRTYTPKPGDINRQWHVIDATDVVLGRLASQTATLLRGKHKPTFAPHMDMGDFVIIINAEKVALTGAKLEQKRAYRHSGFPGGLSSVNYAELLESNPVRAVEKAIRGMLPKNSLAAQQISKLKVYRGAEHPHGAQQPKTFEITQVAQ from the coding sequence GTGCGTACGTACACCCCGAAGCCCGGCGACATCAACCGCCAGTGGCACGTCATTGACGCCACCGACGTTGTCCTAGGCCGTCTTGCCAGCCAGACCGCAACACTGCTGCGCGGAAAGCACAAGCCGACCTTCGCTCCCCACATGGACATGGGCGATTTCGTCATCATCATCAACGCTGAGAAGGTAGCCCTCACCGGCGCCAAGCTCGAACAGAAGCGTGCCTACCGCCACTCGGGTTTCCCGGGCGGTCTGTCCTCCGTCAACTACGCAGAACTGCTGGAGTCGAATCCGGTACGTGCAGTTGAGAAGGCCATCCGCGGCATGCTGCCCAAGAACTCCTTGGCTGCACAGCAGATCAGCAAGCTCAAGGTCTACCGCGGTGCAGAGCACCCGCATGGAGCCCAGCAGCCCAAGACCTTCGAAATCACCCAGGTCGCCCAGTAG
- the map gene encoding type I methionyl aminopeptidase, with the protein MFGQPRIEYKTNAQMRTMREAGLVLIRALDAAVDAAVVGATTADVDAVFAAVLREAGATSNFLGYHGYPATVCVSVNEEVVHGIPGERILKDGDILSIDGGAVVGGWHSDSARTVIVGTADPEDQRLSEVTEAAMWHGIAAAAKGRFVGDIGAAIDDYVSSVPGKPLGILEDYVGHGIGTEMHQAPDVLNYRTSHNGPKLRPGLCLAIEPMLVRGKIETLTLEDDWTVVTTDGSRASQWEHSVAIHDKGIWVLTSPDGGASRLAPLGVTPVPIPSD; encoded by the coding sequence ATGTTCGGCCAGCCTCGAATTGAATACAAAACCAACGCGCAGATGCGCACCATGCGGGAGGCCGGGCTCGTTCTGATCCGGGCCCTCGATGCGGCGGTTGACGCCGCGGTGGTGGGGGCAACCACCGCGGATGTCGATGCGGTTTTCGCCGCGGTGCTTCGGGAAGCGGGGGCAACCTCGAATTTCCTCGGCTACCACGGGTATCCGGCCACCGTCTGCGTGTCAGTGAATGAGGAAGTCGTTCACGGCATTCCGGGGGAGCGCATCCTCAAAGACGGGGACATCCTCTCCATCGACGGCGGCGCCGTCGTTGGCGGATGGCATTCGGATTCGGCACGCACGGTGATTGTCGGCACCGCTGATCCCGAGGACCAGCGCCTGTCCGAGGTCACCGAAGCGGCCATGTGGCACGGCATTGCCGCCGCCGCCAAGGGCCGTTTCGTTGGCGACATCGGTGCGGCCATTGACGACTACGTCTCCAGCGTTCCCGGCAAGCCGCTGGGAATCCTGGAGGACTATGTCGGCCACGGCATCGGAACCGAAATGCACCAGGCACCGGATGTGCTCAACTACCGGACCTCGCACAACGGTCCGAAGCTGCGGCCCGGGCTGTGCCTGGCGATCGAGCCGATGCTGGTCCGCGGCAAGATCGAAACGCTCACGCTGGAGGACGACTGGACGGTGGTGACCACCGACGGCTCGCGCGCCTCCCAGTGGGAGCATTCGGTCGCGATTCACGACAAGGGAATCTGGGTCCTGACTTCGCCCGACGGCGGTGCCTCCCGGCTCGCGCCGCTGGGCGTCACGCCGGTCCCCATTCCCTCGGACTGA